A window from Manis javanica isolate MJ-LG chromosome 10, MJ_LKY, whole genome shotgun sequence encodes these proteins:
- the LOC118970042 gene encoding olfactory receptor 6C2-like: MKSVMRNQSAIRTFIILGLTSDPQLEILVFIFLFITYTFSVIENLTIISLILLDSHLKTAMYFFLQNFSSLEISLTTACVPAYLYIIASGNKVITIKACFIQVFFVILFGATEFYLLAVMSYDRCVAICKPLHYVTIMNSRVCRNLILSCWASGLLIILPPLGLSLNLEFCDSVIDHFFCDASPILKNSCTDTWFIEQLAILCAVFTLIVTLMCVILSYIYIIRTVLSFPSSQQRKKAFSTCSSHMIVVSLSYGSCIFMYINPSAKDELVINKAVSLLIVSFAPLLNPFIYTLRNKQVKQSFHDMLKRLLSKKY; this comes from the coding sequence ATGAAGTCAGTGATGAGAAACCAGTCAGCGATAAGGACGTTCATCATCCTGGGACTGACAAGTGACCCACAGCTAGAGATTctggtttttatctttttgtttatcaCATATACATTTAGTGTAATTGAGAATCTGACCATAATTTCTCTCATCTTGTTGGATTCTCATTTAAAAAcagctatgtatttttttcttcaaaatttctcttcCCTAGAAATCTCACTCACAACGGCCTGTGTCCCCGCTTACCTGTACATCATAGCAAGTGGGAACAAAGTCATTACCATCAAAGCCTGCTTCATTCAAGTATTTTTTGTCATCCTCTTTGGAGCAACAGAGTTTTATCTCTTGgctgtgatgtcctatgaccgctgtgtggccatctgcaaacccctgcattacGTGACCATCATGAACAGCAGAGTCTGCAGGAACCTCATCCTCAGTTGCTGGGCATCTGGTTTATTGATTATCCTTCCACCCCTTGGTTTGAGCCTTAATCTGGAATTTTGTGACTCTGTTATTGACCATTTTTTCTGTGACGCTTCTCCTATACTGAAGAATTCATGTACAGATACGTGGTTCATAGAGCAGCTGGCCATACTCTGTGCTGTGTTTACCCTCATTGTGACACTTATGTGTGTGATTCTGTCCTACATATACATCATTAGGACGGTTCTAAGTTTCCCGTCTTCCCAGCAAAGGAAAAAAGCTTTTTCCACCTGTTCTTCCCACATGATCGTGGTTTCCCTCAGCTATGGCAGCTGCATTTTTATGTATATCAACCCTTCAGCTAAGGATGAGTTGGTCATTAATAAGGCTGTTTCCCTGCTTATTGTGTCTTTTGCCCCTTTGTTGAACCCATTCATTTATACACTCAGAAATAAGCAAGTTAAGCAGTCCTTCCATGACATGCTCAAAAGACTTCTTTCAAAGAAATACTAG